The DNA window AACCCGATTGCGCCGTCGTTTTCGGCGAAGACGGTCAGTTCGAGCGTCGTTGCACCACGGGATTCGAGTTCATCGGAGACTATTTCGAGGAGTCGGGTTCCGACGCCGCCGTGCTGACAGTCCGGCGAGACGTACAGGGTCGAGAGGTCGGCGACCGGCGTGTCGGCAACCCCTTTCGAATAGCCTACAACGATGTCTCCGTCCACCGCGACGAAATACGGACGAGTAGGGTCCGTGACCGCGGTCTCGACGGCATCTGGCGTGTACCACGTCGAGAGTTCGGCTTCGATGACCGTCGTCGAAAGGAAATCAGCGTACGAATCGAACCAACTCCGCCTCGCCACGCGGCGAATGTCCGGCACGTCCGACACACATGCGGGACGAATCTCTATATCACCCATGCAAACAGTCCAGAGAGGTGGAAAATCAGCGTTCCGACTCGGCGTTCTCCCGAATCCACGCTTCGAGTTCGTCGCCGTGGATGTCGATTCCTTCCCGGCGGAAGAACGAGGCGACGTTCACACAGTCCCGGGTAAGGAACTCGCCGCTGTTCGGGTGGTGGAACGTGACGGCTTGCCCCACGTCGATGATGCAGAGTTCGCCGTTGCTGACGAGGATGTTGTACTCCGAGAGGTCGCCGTGAACGAGGCCCGCATCGAACAGTCGCCGCATGTACTCCCGAACGACTTCGAAGGCGGTCCGTGGGTTTTCGAGTCGCGCGTCCGCGAGCGTCGGCGCGCGACGGCCGTCGTTGCCCATAAACT is part of the Haladaptatus paucihalophilus DX253 genome and encodes:
- a CDS encoding GNAT family N-acetyltransferase; protein product: MGDIEIRPACVSDVPDIRRVARRSWFDSYADFLSTTVIEAELSTWYTPDAVETAVTDPTRPYFVAVDGDIVVGYSKGVADTPVADLSTLYVSPDCQHGGVGTRLLEIVSDELESRGATTLELTVFAENDGAIGFYEARGFERVGEQISELEAGSAPEYVYRTELDP